The genomic DNA GCTGGGCTTTTTGGGGAGATTCGTGGGAAACGTGACGGGAACCAAAAGAGAGAATGCCGCTAATTGTCTGGCGATCGCCAATAATATCTACAACCCCTTCACCATAAACCCAGGGAAACGAACCACCGAGGCGACGTACCTGGAGACATCCTTCTGCTTCGATAGACTTAACAGCCGCTCCAATCTCATCTTTATGGGCGGTAATAGCGATCGCATTTCCTTCTTTGCTACCAGGAATTTTAGCAATAATGTTACTGGCTCTATCTTGCCAGGTTTCTACCCCTAGAGCTTGAAAGCGATCGAGCAATACTTTGTCTATTTCTGCTTCTACACCGCTAGGAGAGTGTAATAAAACTAATTCGCTAATAGTATCGAATAAATCATCGTAATCGATCGCGGGACTACTACCGTTGAGTTCCATATATTTATTAGTAAAACCAGAAGTGAATTAATTTTAACTTGGGGGAAATTTCTAATGTATTAAACACTACACTAAATATCTATAATCAGCACGCTCATAATAGATAAAATGCCTATAGTAAATATTCGCGGTGTAAATCACTACTACGAATGGATTCGCAACTCATCCAACTCTACCAAACCCGTAATGGTGTTCGTTCATGGTTGGGGTGGTTCGGCAAGATACTGGCGCAGTACTGCCGAAGCTTTAGCTAATGATTTTGACTGTTTGCTATACGATCTCAGGGGTTTTGGACGTTCTCTTTTACCCACCGAACCAGTTGAGATTGACTACGAATTAGAAGAATATGCCGACGATTTGGCATTATTGTTAGATGCTTTAAATCTAGACCGAGTTTATCTCAATTCTCATTCGATGGGTGCCTCAATCGCCGCTTTGTTTATCAACCGCCATAGCGATCGCGTCCGTCAGGCAATTCTTACCTGCAATGGTATCTTTGAATACGATGCCAAGGCTTTTGCCGCGTTTCATAAGTTTGGCGGCTATGTAGTCAAGTTTCGCTACAACTGGTTTTTAAAAGTTCCCTTTGCCGACCAGATGTTTATGGCGCGGTTTCTCCATCGTCCCATTAATAAGCGCGATCG from Myxosarcina sp. GI1 includes the following:
- a CDS encoding alpha/beta fold hydrolase; this encodes MPIVNIRGVNHYYEWIRNSSNSTKPVMVFVHGWGGSARYWRSTAEALANDFDCLLYDLRGFGRSLLPTEPVEIDYELEEYADDLALLLDALNLDRVYLNSHSMGASIAALFINRHSDRVRQAILTCNGIFEYDAKAFAAFHKFGGYVVKFRYNWFLKVPFADQMFMARFLHRPINKRDRVAFLEDFLLADYDAAAGTIYTSVSKKAVDIMPKEFTKISVPTLMISGEKDIIIPAAMGKQAAALNNNITYVELPKTSHFPMLEDKESYLQAVRDFLQVDSVVA